A genomic segment from Nitratiruptor sp. YY08-10 encodes:
- a CDS encoding sulfurtransferase, with protein MKKVILLCFSLALIAAEPFVSAHWLKNHLNDKNIVILDVSSPKLYKKEHIPNAINAPIALWRKKVGHYALLKAPKELEQVIRSLGITQNSHVILYSHRWGKDFLKTSYIAFALEAMGFANSSILDGGLDEYRKIGNLTNKIQLPKQSHFKATFHPELIADKSMVLAHIGKTRMIDARNPIFYFGAEKQKILARAGHIPKATSYFWVFSFHDEKIKDPKALHEMLIDGLGLDPDRPVITYCTGGLETSMNWYILHRVLGFNKVRLYDASMKEWANDPNTPLTKYRWE; from the coding sequence ATGAAAAAAGTGATCCTACTCTGTTTTTCACTAGCCCTTATTGCAGCTGAGCCTTTCGTTTCCGCCCATTGGCTTAAAAATCATCTGAATGACAAAAATATCGTCATATTAGATGTATCCAGTCCAAAGCTTTATAAAAAAGAGCATATACCAAATGCAATTAATGCTCCAATTGCATTGTGGAGAAAAAAAGTTGGTCACTACGCTCTTTTAAAAGCACCTAAAGAGTTGGAACAAGTCATTCGTTCTCTTGGAATCACTCAAAACTCGCATGTGATTCTTTACAGTCACCGATGGGGAAAAGATTTTCTAAAAACGAGCTATATAGCATTTGCATTGGAAGCTATGGGTTTTGCCAATAGCTCTATTTTAGATGGTGGATTGGACGAATATCGAAAAATCGGCAATCTTACAAATAAAATCCAATTACCAAAGCAATCTCATTTCAAAGCAACTTTCCATCCTGAACTTATAGCAGACAAATCAATGGTACTAGCACATATCGGCAAAACTCGCATGATCGATGCAAGAAATCCAATCTTTTATTTTGGAGCCGAAAAACAGAAGATACTCGCAAGAGCCGGTCACATTCCAAAAGCAACGAGCTATTTCTGGGTTTTTAGCTTCCATGATGAGAAGATTAAAGATCCAAAAGCGTTACATGAAATGCTTATAGATGGATTGGGACTCGATCCAGATAGACCTGTTATCACCTACTGTACTGGTGGACTTGAAACAAGTATGAATTGGTATATCCTTCATCGGGTACTCGGTTTCAATAAAGTCAGACTCTACGATGCAAGCATGAAAGAGTGGGCAAATGATCCAAATACACCACTTACAAAATACAGATGGGAATGA
- a CDS encoding DUF1566 domain-containing protein gives MRFVLLFVPVLLFAQVKEIPGKYTYLEALHACKKLGKEWRITEIWELFKLRGQVKRFGKGKLYWSGNTLGEARIEKNIRHESEIFVQNRSIPAFAFYLQDGDITPTPKETKAHVICMDEQKVHQLDRHFKKLANGMVADYKNKIYWEPYDKKRDAKKLRYEDAQRYCENLHLFGRSWRLPTVDELYSIVNYNYVKPAVNKAIFGHMHHKYYVSDDEFNDDEVYVVGFAVGSVATGPINERYYFRCVSDMDEVAKTYGIFDPYLEIQEIIESKKKQKRKLQELLDIVKRYELDRKSAQLIYRFLKSITDKEVQHLKQKVLRNIRIKSQLFA, from the coding sequence ATGAGATTTGTACTACTTTTTGTACCTGTATTGCTTTTTGCCCAAGTAAAAGAGATACCTGGAAAATACACCTATTTAGAAGCGTTGCACGCATGCAAAAAACTTGGAAAAGAGTGGAGGATCACCGAGATTTGGGAGCTTTTTAAACTAAGAGGTCAAGTAAAACGATTTGGAAAAGGCAAGCTCTATTGGAGCGGCAATACCTTGGGTGAGGCAAGAATTGAGAAAAATATCCGTCACGAGAGTGAGATATTTGTTCAAAATAGATCGATCCCTGCATTTGCATTCTATCTGCAAGACGGAGACATCACACCGACACCAAAAGAGACAAAAGCCCATGTCATCTGTATGGATGAGCAAAAAGTGCATCAATTGGACCGGCATTTTAAAAAGCTTGCCAACGGTATGGTGGCAGACTATAAAAACAAAATCTATTGGGAACCGTACGATAAAAAACGTGATGCAAAAAAGCTCCGTTACGAAGATGCACAGCGCTACTGCGAGAATCTCCATCTTTTTGGGCGATCTTGGCGCTTGCCGACGGTGGATGAGCTCTATTCGATAGTCAACTACAATTACGTCAAACCTGCTGTAAATAAAGCGATCTTTGGTCACATGCATCACAAATATTATGTGAGCGATGATGAATTTAATGATGATGAGGTGTATGTAGTTGGATTTGCCGTGGGCAGTGTAGCCACTGGTCCCATAAATGAACGTTACTACTTTCGTTGTGTCAGTGATATGGATGAAGTTGCCAAAACCTATGGAATTTTTGATCCCTATTTGGAAATACAAGAGATTATAGAGTCAAAGAAAAAGCAGAAAAGAAAACTGCAAGAACTTCTTGACATTGTAAAGCGATATGAGCTTGACAGAAAAAGTGCACAATTGATATATCGTTTTTTAAAGAGTATCACCGATAAAGAAGTGCAGCATCTCAAACAGAAGGTATTACGCAATATCCGGATCAAATCTCAACTATTCGCTTAA
- a CDS encoding Fur family transcriptional regulator translates to MYKCSKYKGGKVENRYQIYTDMLKSKELKSTPQRVAMLNILDQKGHADIEDIYSEIKKEFVTISLATVYKNINTMLDSGIIQEIKIPYRKSKFEVTKHKHSHFVCQKCGEVYDIDEPKCLEIELPEGFKPTESSVMILGICDKCQ, encoded by the coding sequence GTGTATAAATGCAGTAAATATAAAGGGGGGAAAGTGGAAAACCGCTATCAGATTTATACAGATATGCTCAAAAGCAAAGAACTCAAATCCACGCCTCAACGGGTCGCAATGCTTAATATTCTTGATCAAAAAGGGCATGCCGATATTGAAGATATTTATAGTGAAATAAAAAAAGAGTTTGTCACTATCTCTTTGGCTACTGTCTATAAAAATATCAATACAATGCTGGATTCAGGGATTATCCAAGAGATAAAAATCCCTTACAGAAAAAGTAAGTTTGAAGTAACGAAGCATAAACACAGCCATTTTGTTTGCCAAAAGTGTGGAGAAGTATATGATATAGATGAACCAAAATGTCTAGAGATAGAATTGCCTGAAGGATTTAAGCCAACTGAATCCTCTGTGATGATTCTAGGTATTTGCGATAAGTGTCAATAG
- a CDS encoding ferritin-like domain-containing protein, translating into MARKGISILKGIEANEIIALLNKAYADEWLAYYQYFIEAKVVKGIMKDGVVAELNQHAADELRHATMVADRILQLGGEPLLHPKDWFIHANCAYEAPTNPNVLNVLEQAIKGEQCAIEVYSRLAEITQGKDIVTYDIVSQILADEVEHEEDLQGLYEDIQEFIHNIKGEIQ; encoded by the coding sequence ATGGCACGAAAAGGGATAAGCATCCTCAAAGGAATAGAAGCGAACGAAATCATAGCGCTACTCAACAAGGCCTATGCCGATGAGTGGCTGGCCTATTATCAATATTTTATTGAAGCGAAAGTTGTAAAAGGGATCATGAAAGATGGTGTTGTAGCCGAACTGAACCAGCACGCTGCTGATGAACTGAGGCATGCCACCATGGTGGCAGACAGAATTTTGCAACTTGGAGGAGAGCCGCTGTTACATCCAAAAGATTGGTTCATTCATGCAAACTGTGCTTATGAAGCTCCCACAAATCCTAATGTGTTAAATGTTTTGGAACAAGCCATCAAAGGGGAGCAATGTGCCATTGAAGTCTATAGCCGATTAGCTGAAATCACACAGGGAAAAGATATAGTCACATACGATATAGTGAGCCAGATATTGGCTGATGAAGTGGAGCATGAAGAGGATTTACAAGGACTGTATGAAGATATCCAAGAGTTTATCCATAACATAAAAGGAGAGATCCAATGA
- the xth gene encoding exodeoxyribonuclease III, with protein sequence MKIATFNVNSINARLELVKRWLSEKNPVDVLCLQEIKCEENRFPFKDFEELGFQCAVFGQKAYNGVAICSKYGFKEVQKGFGDPIWDEQKRLIRAKIEDIEICNVYAPHGDFDGEKHIYKLQFFKQLKEYIHQFDLNKENIVVVGDMNVAREDIDVWDAELLRGTIGFMDDEREAFEDFLSIGLVDLFRQCHPDTKQFTWWDYKNGAVWRDEGMRIDYILTSPPMKERCESIEVDMWTRKRRSPTPSDHAPVVAAFHI encoded by the coding sequence ATGAAAATAGCAACGTTTAACGTCAACTCCATCAATGCCAGACTTGAACTGGTCAAAAGATGGCTATCTGAGAAAAATCCTGTGGATGTTTTATGTCTGCAAGAGATCAAATGTGAAGAGAATCGATTTCCTTTCAAAGATTTTGAAGAGCTTGGCTTTCAGTGCGCCGTTTTTGGCCAAAAAGCCTATAATGGGGTAGCTATATGTTCAAAATATGGTTTTAAAGAGGTGCAAAAAGGATTTGGCGATCCCATTTGGGATGAACAGAAACGACTGATAAGAGCTAAAATAGAAGATATTGAAATTTGCAATGTCTATGCTCCCCATGGAGATTTTGATGGAGAAAAACATATCTACAAGCTCCAGTTTTTCAAACAACTCAAAGAGTATATACACCAATTTGATCTCAACAAAGAGAATATTGTAGTCGTAGGTGATATGAACGTGGCAAGAGAAGATATCGATGTGTGGGATGCTGAACTGCTTCGCGGCACGATCGGCTTTATGGACGATGAGCGAGAGGCTTTTGAAGATTTTTTATCTATAGGTCTTGTTGATCTGTTTCGTCAATGCCATCCCGATACAAAACAGTTTACCTGGTGGGATTACAAAAACGGTGCCGTATGGAGAGACGAAGGAATGCGAATCGACTATATCCTCACTTCACCGCCCATGAAAGAGCGATGCGAATCGATTGAAGTGGATATGTGGACGAGAAAGAGAAGATCTCCTACTCCAAGCGATCATGCACCTGTTGTAGCGGCTTTTCATATCTAA
- a CDS encoding AarF/ABC1/UbiB kinase family protein has protein sequence MKNNYSLGRIYKIFLLLLSFFLLIKKRPSFLGIQPYKPQKMRQVIVELGPSFIKLSQVLATRADFFDESYLKELKTLHDELPPMQEDEFRKVFQKAFTNSPFAYFDSNPIASASIGQVHKAILKSGEEVAVKLRRYNIEKRIRSDIRILKGINLLFRPLFSEYTKNSIEAVINEFSDMIIQEVSLTKELQNLKKFAKTYAHCKILFPKPYEYYCSDDALVMSFMDGVRFDDKKALQRMGIDFHQILERLIEFYAEQMLIVGFFHADPHPGNLLINERGELILLDFGMVKRIPNDVRVAIIEMVKSAYEKDYELYITNAKKLGVIAYEAPKGATAELVENMFEIFSNERLNALNMQKLAFELLESMRDLPFKLPQEAIYILRASAIIEGLGTTYIENFNGVKDILPILQKNIPRALGYKDSILQMIFDEIKQSPYIARDFKTTIKKASEGDLEVQMSLLQLEWLKKEAREYFKPIVLSFAGMLLGILLVLLGLKEIGAAIFAAAFLKLLFSF, from the coding sequence TTGAAAAATAACTATTCACTTGGAAGAATTTATAAGATCTTTCTATTGTTACTCTCTTTTTTCCTATTGATAAAAAAGAGACCTTCATTTTTAGGAATACAACCATATAAACCTCAAAAAATGCGACAAGTCATTGTCGAACTGGGACCAAGTTTCATTAAACTTTCCCAGGTTCTGGCTACTAGAGCAGACTTTTTCGACGAGTCGTATCTCAAAGAGCTCAAAACCTTGCATGATGAATTACCACCGATGCAAGAAGATGAGTTTCGCAAGGTGTTCCAAAAAGCTTTTACAAACTCTCCATTTGCCTACTTTGACTCAAATCCAATAGCAAGCGCTTCGATTGGACAGGTGCATAAAGCTATCTTGAAGAGTGGAGAAGAGGTTGCCGTCAAACTGAGACGTTACAACATAGAAAAACGTATTCGAAGCGATATCAGGATCTTAAAAGGGATCAATCTTCTCTTTCGTCCGCTTTTTAGCGAATATACAAAAAACTCAATAGAGGCTGTGATAAACGAATTTTCCGATATGATTATCCAAGAGGTGAGTCTTACAAAAGAGCTGCAAAACCTTAAAAAGTTTGCAAAAACCTATGCGCATTGCAAGATTTTATTTCCCAAACCTTATGAATATTATTGCAGCGACGATGCACTTGTCATGAGTTTTATGGATGGTGTTCGGTTCGATGACAAAAAGGCGCTCCAGCGGATGGGTATCGACTTCCATCAGATATTGGAGCGGCTCATCGAATTTTATGCGGAACAGATGCTTATCGTCGGTTTTTTTCATGCCGATCCCCATCCGGGAAATCTTTTGATCAATGAAAGAGGTGAGCTTATACTGCTTGATTTTGGAATGGTCAAAAGAATTCCAAATGACGTGCGAGTCGCTATTATCGAGATGGTGAAATCTGCTTATGAAAAAGATTATGAACTCTACATCACCAATGCAAAAAAACTTGGTGTTATAGCGTATGAAGCACCAAAAGGTGCAACTGCAGAGCTTGTGGAAAATATGTTTGAAATTTTTAGTAATGAGCGTTTGAATGCACTCAATATGCAAAAACTGGCTTTTGAACTTCTTGAATCGATGAGGGATCTGCCTTTTAAACTGCCTCAGGAGGCGATATATATCCTTAGAGCCAGCGCGATTATTGAAGGACTTGGAACCACGTATATAGAAAATTTTAACGGAGTGAAGGATATATTGCCGATTTTACAAAAAAATATTCCAAGAGCATTGGGATATAAAGATTCAATACTTCAAATGATTTTTGATGAGATCAAGCAGAGTCCTTATATAGCCAGAGATTTCAAGACCACTATCAAAAAGGCCAGTGAAGGTGATCTTGAAGTGCAGATGTCACTTTTGCAGCTCGAATGGCTCAAAAAGGAGGCAAGAGAGTATTTCAAACCAATTGTGCTCAGTTTTGCTGGGATGCTTCTTGGAATTTTGCTGGTCTTGCTTGGCTTGAAGGAAATTGGGGCGGCAATTTTTGCTGCCGCCTTTTTAAAACTGCTTTTCTCTTTTTAG
- a CDS encoding histidine phosphatase family protein: MKLLFIRHAKALSRDEWHQDDLLRPLSEDGIKKAKSFFKKFPLMFQIDVIISSKAVRAVQTAKLLQEVYPNAKYYETSRLNPGASPLKYEEIIERFRGYHNVAFVGHEPDISQTVSHLIGCEEANIHIKKGSVTLLQGDHIFELTGMIYPKLLRHLEC, translated from the coding sequence ATGAAACTGCTTTTTATCAGACACGCAAAAGCTTTATCGAGGGATGAATGGCACCAAGATGATCTTTTGCGTCCTCTCAGTGAAGATGGCATCAAAAAAGCAAAATCGTTTTTCAAAAAATTTCCTTTGATGTTTCAAATCGATGTCATCATATCTTCTAAAGCTGTACGCGCGGTTCAGACAGCCAAACTGTTACAAGAAGTCTATCCCAATGCAAAATATTATGAAACTTCCAGACTCAATCCAGGAGCGTCACCGCTCAAATATGAAGAGATAATTGAGCGTTTCCGTGGTTATCACAATGTAGCTTTCGTAGGACACGAACCCGACATCTCACAAACTGTCTCTCACTTAATTGGATGCGAAGAGGCAAACATCCATATCAAGAAGGGTTCCGTCACACTATTGCAGGGAGATCATATTTTCGAACTTACAGGCATGATCTATCCAAAGCTTTTACGCCATCTGGAGTGCTGA
- the tatC gene encoding twin-arginine translocase subunit TatC: MFEELKPHLAELRKRLLIIIATLFVMFVICFGFWEHILDWMIMPLKQALPPGSNVIFTKVGEAFFTALKVSFFASLIVSLPVIFWQLWLFIAPGLYEHEKKLVLPFVIAATGMFVTGALFAYYVVFPFGFSYLINFGSQLFTALPSIGEYVGFFTKLMIGFGIAFELPVITFFLAKLGLVTDESLKSFFKYAIIIIFLVAALLTPPDVLSQLLMAGPLVILYGVSILIAKIVNPAQPEEEIEESE, from the coding sequence ATGTTTGAAGAACTCAAACCCCATTTAGCAGAACTTCGTAAAAGACTCCTCATTATCATCGCAACACTTTTTGTGATGTTTGTTATCTGTTTCGGATTTTGGGAACATATTCTAGATTGGATGATCATGCCTTTGAAACAAGCCCTTCCGCCAGGAAGCAATGTTATCTTTACCAAAGTTGGAGAGGCGTTTTTCACTGCACTCAAAGTCTCCTTTTTTGCTTCTTTGATCGTCAGTTTGCCAGTCATATTTTGGCAGTTGTGGCTTTTTATCGCTCCAGGACTGTATGAACATGAAAAAAAACTTGTTTTACCATTTGTGATTGCTGCAACGGGAATGTTTGTTACAGGAGCACTTTTTGCCTATTATGTGGTCTTTCCTTTTGGCTTTAGTTATTTGATCAACTTTGGCTCCCAACTCTTTACCGCACTGCCAAGTATTGGAGAGTATGTCGGCTTTTTTACAAAACTGATGATAGGCTTTGGCATTGCTTTTGAACTCCCTGTTATCACATTTTTCCTAGCAAAGCTCGGCCTAGTCACAGACGAGAGCCTCAAAAGCTTTTTCAAATACGCCATCATCATCATCTTTTTAGTCGCAGCTTTGCTCACTCCACCAGATGTGCTCAGTCAGCTCTTGATGGCTGGACCGCTGGTTATTTTATACGGTGTTTCCATTCTGATAGCAAAAATAGTCAATCCAGCTCAACCTGAAGAAGAGATCGAGGAGAGCGAATAA
- the queA gene encoding tRNA preQ1(34) S-adenosylmethionine ribosyltransferase-isomerase QueA, giving the protein MLDPLKVDSYDYHLPSHLIAKEPVQPADMAKLLVYDRKTDTITHTVFKNLPNFLPQKTHIIFNDTKVIKARIFGHKSSGGKIELLINRPLENDRFNVFIRGKVKVGTELEFSEGLQAKVEELGEDGTRIVTFYHNDKRLSFHELLPILDHIGLIPLPPYIDRAAKKEDEKNYQPIFAKKAGAVAAPTASLHFTEQMLNSMQKKFPFHFVTLHVGAGTFKPVETTLITEHAMHSEYYEIPKETIQVIESDKKILAVGTTVTRTIEYFVRTKKSFGECDLFLHPLNRPKRVDYLLTNFHLPKSTLIMLVASFIGLETTKRVYQEAIEKEYRFYSYGDAMLIL; this is encoded by the coding sequence ATGCTCGATCCCTTGAAGGTGGATAGCTACGACTATCACCTTCCTTCCCACCTCATAGCAAAAGAGCCGGTGCAGCCAGCAGATATGGCAAAACTTTTAGTCTATGATAGGAAAACAGACACCATCACCCATACAGTTTTTAAAAATCTTCCCAATTTTCTTCCCCAAAAGACACATATTATATTCAACGATACAAAAGTGATAAAAGCCAGAATATTTGGCCATAAAAGCAGTGGTGGCAAAATAGAGCTACTTATCAATCGCCCCTTGGAAAATGATAGGTTCAATGTCTTCATCCGAGGAAAAGTGAAGGTTGGAACAGAACTTGAATTTTCTGAAGGTCTTCAAGCCAAAGTAGAAGAACTGGGTGAAGATGGAACAAGAATCGTCACATTTTATCACAACGATAAACGGCTATCCTTTCATGAACTTTTGCCGATTCTTGATCACATTGGCTTAATTCCGCTCCCACCATATATTGATCGAGCGGCGAAAAAAGAGGATGAAAAAAACTATCAACCGATCTTCGCCAAAAAAGCCGGGGCCGTTGCAGCCCCTACGGCATCACTACATTTTACTGAGCAGATGCTCAATTCTATGCAAAAAAAGTTTCCATTCCATTTTGTGACACTCCATGTAGGAGCCGGAACATTCAAACCGGTAGAGACTACTCTCATCACCGAGCACGCAATGCATTCAGAATATTATGAAATTCCTAAAGAGACGATCCAAGTAATAGAAAGTGATAAAAAAATCCTGGCAGTTGGTACCACCGTCACAAGAACCATCGAATATTTTGTCCGGACAAAAAAGAGCTTTGGAGAGTGCGACCTTTTTTTACATCCTCTCAATCGACCAAAAAGAGTCGACTATCTTCTTACCAATTTTCATCTTCCAAAATCGACGCTCATCATGCTGGTAGCCTCATTCATAGGTCTGGAAACGACCAAAAGAGTCTATCAAGAGGCGATAGAGAAAGAGTACCGATTTTACAGCTATGGCGATGCAATGCTTATCTTATAA
- a CDS encoding S1C family serine protease translates to MRKQIFAGFLAGLLVLLLWRMIPLVEVMIAAKPKPVTPRGDLMSIEKSNIKIFEEAKPSVVYISTLQKVVDYWSLNVWDIPKGTGSGFVWDNFGHIVTNFHVIEGASEAVVTLSNGLGYKAILVGADPSHDLAVLKIKPIPGIMKPVIIGDSDKLRVGQIVYAIGNPFGLDWTMTMGIISALNRVIDEESGAKIKGAIQTDAPINPGNSGGPLLDSAGRVIGVNTAIYSPSGASAGIGFAIPINTVNRVVSSLIAYGRYLPPRLGVESDDRINRVLQKRFGIEGVAVLKVDPQSPAAVAGLKPTILYPDGRIVFGDIIVAVNGKKVHSFQELQDMLEQFNHGDEITLTVLRGRETVHIKVRLQ, encoded by the coding sequence ATGAGAAAACAGATATTTGCCGGTTTTTTGGCAGGGCTCTTGGTTCTGCTTTTGTGGCGGATGATTCCCCTTGTGGAAGTGATGATAGCGGCCAAACCAAAACCCGTCACTCCTCGGGGCGATTTGATGAGTATCGAAAAGAGCAACATCAAAATTTTCGAAGAGGCCAAACCGAGTGTCGTTTATATCTCCACGCTTCAAAAAGTGGTGGACTACTGGAGTCTGAATGTATGGGATATTCCAAAGGGAACGGGAAGCGGGTTTGTTTGGGACAATTTCGGTCATATCGTTACCAATTTTCATGTGATCGAGGGTGCCAGCGAAGCGGTTGTGACACTCAGTAACGGTCTTGGCTATAAAGCTATCCTGGTAGGAGCCGACCCATCGCATGATTTGGCGGTACTGAAAATCAAACCGATTCCAGGCATTATGAAGCCGGTTATCATTGGAGATAGCGATAAGCTGAGAGTTGGACAAATCGTGTATGCTATTGGCAATCCCTTTGGGTTGGATTGGACGATGACGATGGGCATCATCTCAGCACTCAATCGTGTCATCGATGAGGAGAGCGGAGCCAAAATCAAAGGGGCCATCCAAACCGATGCTCCTATCAATCCCGGAAACTCCGGAGGACCACTTCTAGATAGTGCTGGCAGAGTAATCGGTGTCAATACCGCAATATACAGTCCCAGCGGTGCGAGTGCCGGGATCGGCTTTGCCATTCCCATCAATACAGTCAATAGGGTAGTGAGTTCACTTATTGCGTATGGTCGTTATCTGCCTCCAAGGCTTGGTGTAGAGAGTGATGATCGTATCAATAGAGTTTTGCAAAAAAGATTTGGAATAGAAGGGGTTGCGGTTTTAAAAGTCGATCCTCAAAGCCCGGCGGCAGTAGCGGGGCTCAAACCGACTATACTCTATCCTGATGGACGAATAGTTTTTGGCGATATTATCGTGGCTGTCAATGGCAAAAAGGTGCACAGTTTCCAAGAACTGCAAGATATGTTGGAGCAGTTTAACCATGGAGATGAAATTACTCTAACAGTTCTACGGGGCAGAGAAACAGTACATATCAAGGTACGTTTACAATAA
- the tatB gene encoding Sec-independent protein translocase protein TatB has protein sequence MFGMGFTEILMIAVVAVIFLGPDKLPQFLVDVAKFFRSVKRAVNDAKTQLEQEVKLTELKEEALEYKEKFRSVTEEMGSITAELQEDPLAEVEEIKSAIESEPKREVVKFKKKKLIDEDKDQVNV, from the coding sequence ATGTTTGGAATGGGTTTTACTGAGATATTGATGATTGCCGTAGTAGCAGTGATATTTTTGGGTCCTGACAAATTGCCGCAATTTCTCGTGGATGTGGCCAAGTTTTTCAGAAGTGTCAAAAGAGCAGTAAACGATGCAAAAACGCAGTTAGAGCAGGAAGTAAAACTCACTGAACTCAAAGAAGAAGCTCTCGAATACAAAGAGAAGTTTCGATCTGTCACAGAAGAGATGGGCTCCATCACCGCAGAACTTCAAGAAGACCCATTAGCAGAAGTGGAAGAGATCAAATCGGCAATCGAGAGCGAACCAAAAAGAGAAGTTGTGAAATTCAAAAAGAAAAAACTGATTGATGAAGATAAGGATCAAGTGAATGTTTGA
- a CDS encoding DNA-processing protein DprA — translation MVEIEGVKHYYKGNLHLLQRPKISIVGTRRPNSYTKAKTIQLAAALTQKGYVVVSGAAMGVDALAHKGAGFSNTIAVVATGLDIRYPAVNAGLIEKIEKEGLILSQFDYGKRATKWSFIVRNETVVALGESLIITQADRNSGSMRSAEIAQKLGKKIYVLPHRMGESEGTNDLIKEGLAEVIWDIDQFVGKGKSDPFIEYLKTNPSYEEALHRYGEKIFEAEIQGLIAIHNLQIIYKGA, via the coding sequence TTGGTTGAGATCGAAGGTGTAAAGCATTACTATAAAGGAAATCTGCATCTTTTACAAAGACCAAAAATCTCTATTGTGGGGACACGAAGGCCAAACAGCTACACCAAAGCCAAAACCATACAGCTTGCTGCTGCTTTGACCCAAAAAGGCTACGTAGTTGTCAGTGGCGCTGCCATGGGTGTGGACGCCCTGGCTCATAAAGGAGCCGGATTTTCAAATACCATTGCCGTTGTTGCAACCGGTTTGGATATTCGCTATCCTGCGGTGAATGCAGGGCTGATTGAAAAGATTGAAAAAGAGGGTTTGATTCTTAGTCAGTTTGATTATGGGAAAAGGGCCACGAAATGGAGTTTCATCGTACGTAATGAAACGGTCGTCGCCCTCGGTGAATCTCTCATCATCACTCAGGCTGATAGAAACAGTGGAAGTATGCGAAGCGCTGAAATCGCACAAAAGTTGGGAAAAAAGATCTATGTCTTGCCCCACAGAATGGGGGAAAGCGAAGGGACGAACGATTTAATCAAAGAGGGCTTGGCAGAAGTGATATGGGATATTGATCAATTTGTAGGAAAGGGGAAAAGCGATCCTTTTATAGAGTATCTCAAAACGAATCCTTCCTATGAAGAGGCCTTACACCGCTATGGAGAAAAGATCTTCGAAGCAGAGATCCAAGGTTTGATTGCGATACATAATCTTCAAATTATCTATAAAGGAGCATAA